In Armatimonadota bacterium, one DNA window encodes the following:
- a CDS encoding RtcB family protein — protein MTTPWTHILKKVDDYRWEIPPTYKPGMRVPGLVFADERMLRQIAEEQALEQVANVATLPGIVGYSLAMPDIHWGYGFPVGGVAAFDVESGIISPGGIGYDINCGVRLIRTSLTEEEVRRRLEPLVDALFVNVPSGVGSTGRVKVSMGEIDDVLRGGARWAVQKGYGWPEDLEVIEAGGSLPAADPDAVSDAAKQRGRGQIGTLGSGNHFLEVQVVDEIYDARAARAMGIDHVGQVVVFIHCGSRGLGHQVCTDYLRVAERSARQHGIHLVDRQLACMPFRSPEGQRYFGAMSAAANFAWANRQMITHWVRESFSRVFGRSPEDLGLRLVYDVAHNIGKVEEYPVDGQLRQVVVHRKGATRAFPPGHPEIPPRYREIGQPVLVPGDMGRYSFVCVGTEDAMRLSFGSTCHGAGRVMGRKQAVRTLAGVDIAEQLRHQGILVRAQDRSLLAEEASPAYKDVADVVAVCHAAGLSRRVARTRPLGVVKG, from the coding sequence ATGACGACGCCCTGGACGCACATCCTCAAGAAGGTCGACGACTACCGGTGGGAGATCCCACCCACCTACAAGCCGGGCATGCGCGTCCCCGGGCTGGTGTTCGCCGACGAGCGCATGCTGCGCCAGATCGCCGAGGAACAGGCTCTGGAGCAGGTGGCCAACGTCGCCACCCTGCCGGGCATCGTCGGCTACTCCCTGGCCATGCCCGACATTCACTGGGGGTACGGCTTCCCGGTGGGCGGCGTGGCGGCGTTCGACGTGGAGAGCGGCATCATCAGCCCCGGCGGCATCGGGTACGACATCAACTGCGGCGTGCGCCTGATCCGCACCTCCCTCACCGAAGAGGAGGTGCGCCGCCGCCTGGAGCCCCTGGTGGACGCCTTGTTCGTCAACGTCCCCTCGGGCGTGGGGTCCACCGGGCGGGTCAAGGTCAGCATGGGCGAGATCGATGACGTGCTGCGGGGCGGAGCCCGGTGGGCCGTGCAGAAGGGCTACGGGTGGCCCGAGGACCTGGAGGTCATCGAGGCCGGAGGGTCTCTGCCCGCGGCCGACCCCGACGCCGTCAGCGACGCCGCCAAGCAGCGCGGCCGGGGACAGATCGGCACCCTGGGCTCGGGCAACCACTTCCTGGAGGTCCAGGTGGTGGACGAGATCTACGACGCCCGCGCGGCGCGCGCCATGGGGATTGACCACGTGGGCCAGGTGGTGGTGTTCATCCACTGCGGCTCCCGCGGCCTGGGCCACCAGGTGTGCACCGACTACCTGCGGGTGGCCGAGCGCTCGGCCCGCCAGCACGGCATCCACCTGGTGGACCGGCAGCTGGCCTGCATGCCCTTCCGCTCGCCGGAGGGCCAGCGCTACTTCGGCGCCATGAGCGCGGCCGCCAACTTCGCCTGGGCCAACCGCCAGATGATCACCCACTGGGTCCGGGAGTCCTTCAGCCGCGTCTTCGGCCGCAGCCCCGAGGACCTGGGCCTGCGATTGGTCTACGACGTCGCCCACAACATCGGCAAGGTCGAGGAGTATCCGGTGGACGGCCAGCTCAGGCAGGTGGTGGTGCACCGCAAGGGTGCGACCCGGGCCTTCCCGCCGGGCCACCCCGAGATCCCGCCCCGCTACCGGGAGATCGGCCAGCCGGTGCTGGTGCCGGGGGACATGGGACGGTACTCTTTCGTCTGCGTCGGCACCGAGGACGCCATGCGCCTGTCGTTTGGTTCCACCTGCCACGGCGCCGGGCGGGTGATGGGCCGCAAGCAGGCCGTGCGCACCCTGGCCGGGGTGGACATCGCCGAGCAGCTGCGCCACCAGGGCATCCTGGTCCGCGCCCAGGATCGCAGTCTCCTGGCCGAGGAGGCCTCCCCGGCCTATAAGGACGTCGCCGACGTGGTGGCCGTCTGCCATGCGGCCGGCCTCAGCCGCCGCGTGGCCCGCACGCGGCCTCTCGGCGTGGTGAAAGGATGA
- a CDS encoding alcohol dehydrogenase catalytic domain-containing protein, producing MGVETLPATTRAVVYRGPSDLRVEEVPLQPPQAGELLVRVRACGLCPGEVMDWYMARKAPLVPGHEVVAEVVRAGAGAEAFAPGDRVFVHHHAPCLACRACRRGDYVHCPTFRRTRLVPGGLAEYALVPAEIVRADVRALPPALSDEAATFVEPLACAVKACRRAGLGPGDRVVVIGLGVMGLLHVLLARRLGAEVVVGADRVPSRLRRAAALGATVVDVGREDLSDAVRGRTGGDGADVVVVGPGTVEALESGLSCAAPGGTVVVFTPTPPEARWPLPVHDLYFREVRIVPSYSAGPPDTAQALRYLAEGLPVEDLVTHRLPLEQAAEGYRLVRQATDALKVVVRP from the coding sequence GTGGGCGTAGAGACCCTTCCCGCCACCACCCGGGCCGTCGTCTACCGCGGTCCGTCCGACCTGCGGGTGGAGGAGGTGCCGTTGCAGCCGCCGCAGGCCGGGGAACTGCTGGTCCGCGTCCGCGCCTGCGGCCTGTGCCCGGGGGAGGTGATGGACTGGTACATGGCGCGCAAGGCCCCGCTGGTTCCCGGACACGAGGTGGTGGCCGAGGTGGTGCGGGCCGGCGCGGGCGCGGAGGCCTTCGCTCCCGGCGACCGTGTCTTCGTGCACCACCACGCCCCCTGCCTGGCCTGCCGGGCCTGCCGGCGGGGCGACTACGTCCACTGCCCCACCTTCCGCCGCACCCGTCTGGTCCCCGGCGGGCTGGCCGAGTACGCGCTGGTGCCGGCGGAGATCGTCCGCGCCGACGTCCGCGCCCTCCCGCCCGCGCTGTCCGACGAGGCGGCCACCTTCGTCGAACCCCTGGCCTGCGCGGTCAAGGCGTGCCGCCGGGCGGGCCTGGGACCCGGAGACCGCGTGGTGGTCATCGGGCTCGGGGTCATGGGCCTCCTGCACGTGCTGCTGGCGCGCCGCCTGGGCGCCGAGGTCGTCGTGGGCGCCGACCGGGTTCCCTCACGCCTGCGGCGGGCGGCCGCCCTGGGGGCCACCGTGGTGGATGTCGGCCGGGAGGACCTGTCGGACGCGGTGCGCGGGCGCACGGGAGGAGACGGCGCCGACGTGGTGGTGGTGGGCCCCGGAACCGTGGAGGCGCTGGAATCGGGACTGTCCTGCGCGGCCCCGGGCGGGACCGTGGTGGTGTTCACCCCCACGCCGCCGGAGGCCCGCTGGCCGCTGCCGGTGCACGACCTGTACTTCCGGGAGGTCCGCATCGTGCCGAGCTACTCGGCGGGCCCGCCGGACACCGCGCAGGCTCTGCGGTATCTGGCCGAGGGCCTGCCGGTGGAGGACCTGGTCACCCACCGCCTGCCCCTGGAGCAGGCGGCCGAGGGCTACCGGCTGGTCCGCCAGGCCACCGACGCCCTGAAGGTGGTGGTGCGGCCGTGA
- a CDS encoding acyl-CoA dehydrogenase family protein, with the protein MRIELTDEQRLIHQTVREFARAELRPHAARWDREGHFPLDLVPRMAALGLWGLMVPADYGGAGLDTVSAMLAIEAVAWGDAGIGLSVASHNSLCTGHILHFGSPEQKRRYLPRLARGGSLGAWCLTEPVAGSDAAAIQTRAVRRGRGWVLTGTKVFVTQGSVAGVYVVMAVTDPQAGRRGISAFIVERDAPGLRVGKKEDKLGVRSSDTAEVVLEDCEVPADALIGPEGDGYRQAMRVLERGRIGIGALAVGIGRAALDDSLAYARQRTAFGKPLVEHQAIQFMLADMATELDAAWLLVLRAAQLADLGQPFRREASMAKLFASEAAARAATRAVQIHGGYGFIKDYPVERYYRDVKLTEIGEGTSEIQRIIIAKSLLEGYLREG; encoded by the coding sequence ATGCGCATCGAGCTGACCGACGAGCAGCGCCTCATCCACCAGACCGTCCGCGAGTTCGCCCGCGCCGAGCTGCGCCCCCACGCTGCCCGGTGGGACCGCGAGGGACACTTTCCCCTGGACCTGGTCCCCCGGATGGCCGCCCTGGGCCTGTGGGGTCTGATGGTCCCCGCCGACTACGGCGGGGCCGGCCTGGACACGGTGAGCGCCATGCTGGCGATCGAGGCCGTTGCCTGGGGAGACGCCGGCATCGGTCTCAGCGTGGCGTCCCACAACTCCCTGTGCACCGGCCACATCCTCCACTTCGGCAGCCCCGAGCAGAAGCGCCGCTACCTGCCCCGGCTGGCCCGGGGCGGATCCCTGGGCGCCTGGTGCCTGACCGAGCCCGTCGCCGGCAGCGACGCGGCCGCCATCCAGACGCGCGCGGTGCGCCGCGGACGAGGGTGGGTCCTCACCGGCACCAAGGTCTTCGTCACCCAGGGCAGCGTGGCCGGCGTCTACGTGGTCATGGCCGTCACCGACCCCCAGGCCGGGCGGCGCGGCATCTCGGCGTTCATCGTCGAGCGGGACGCCCCGGGGCTGCGGGTGGGCAAGAAGGAGGACAAGCTGGGGGTGCGGTCCAGCGACACCGCCGAGGTGGTGCTGGAGGACTGCGAGGTGCCCGCCGACGCGCTGATCGGCCCGGAAGGCGACGGCTACCGCCAGGCGATGCGCGTCCTCGAGCGCGGCCGCATCGGCATCGGCGCCCTGGCGGTGGGCATCGGCCGCGCCGCCCTGGACGACAGCCTGGCCTACGCCCGCCAGAGGACTGCCTTCGGCAAACCCCTGGTGGAGCACCAGGCCATCCAGTTCATGCTGGCCGACATGGCCACCGAGCTGGACGCCGCCTGGCTGCTGGTCCTGCGGGCCGCCCAGCTGGCGGACCTGGGCCAGCCCTTCCGCCGGGAGGCCTCCATGGCCAAGCTCTTCGCCTCCGAAGCGGCCGCCCGCGCCGCCACCCGGGCCGTCCAGATCCACGGCGGCTACGGCTTCATCAAGGACTACCCCGTGGAGCGCTACTACCGGGACGTCAAGCTCACCGAGATCGGCGAGGGAACCTCCGAGATCCAGCGAATCATCATTGCCAAGTCCCTGCTGGAAGGCTACCTGCGAGAGGGATAA
- a CDS encoding NifU family protein encodes MRTRVEQVLDSIRPYIQGDGGDIELIDVVDGIVQIRLAGACVGCMHSLMTLQAGVERLLREAVPEVKAVEAMPF; translated from the coding sequence ATCCGGACCCGGGTGGAACAGGTCCTCGACAGCATCCGCCCCTACATCCAGGGCGACGGCGGCGACATCGAGCTGATCGACGTGGTGGACGGCATCGTCCAGATCCGGCTGGCGGGAGCCTGCGTGGGGTGCATGCACTCCCTGATGACCCTCCAGGCCGGGGTGGAGCGCCTGCTGCGCGAGGCCGTCCCCGAGGTCAAGGCCGTCGAGGCGATGCCCTTCTAA
- a CDS encoding fused MFS/spermidine synthase: MSERDVFAVQEFPLKGLWFYDRYTDSEVHVHRCGEVVARARTAYQDVLIQRCDHLGLCLVVDGKIQSAEVDEYIYHELLVHPAMLAHPHPRRVLVCGGGEGAPLREVLRHPSVESVVMVDIDRELVDLCRRHLPSWHAGAFDDPRVEVVYGDARAYVERTDRRFDVVINDITDPIEGGPSKLLYTRQFYAAVARVLEPGGVFVTQAIGVHYDAGDRLHAAIHRTVREVFPHTRSYCEYVMSFDYPWAFVAGSREPVWEDLDDPAEVDRRLRERGVELRFYDGITHRRVMSLPRPLRLLIEQQATIITDEHPLVVD; the protein is encoded by the coding sequence GTGTCCGAGCGCGACGTCTTCGCCGTCCAGGAGTTCCCCCTCAAGGGTCTGTGGTTCTACGACCGGTACACCGACAGCGAGGTGCACGTCCACCGCTGCGGGGAGGTGGTCGCCCGCGCCCGCACGGCCTACCAGGACGTGCTCATCCAGCGGTGTGACCACCTGGGCCTGTGCCTGGTGGTGGACGGCAAGATCCAGTCCGCCGAGGTGGACGAGTACATCTACCACGAGCTGCTGGTCCACCCGGCCATGCTGGCCCACCCCCATCCCCGGCGGGTGCTGGTGTGCGGGGGCGGGGAAGGGGCGCCTCTGCGGGAGGTCCTGCGCCACCCGTCGGTGGAGTCGGTGGTGATGGTGGACATCGACCGGGAGCTGGTGGACCTCTGCCGCCGCCACCTGCCGTCCTGGCACGCCGGGGCGTTTGACGACCCGCGGGTGGAGGTGGTCTACGGCGACGCCCGCGCCTACGTCGAGCGGACCGACCGCCGCTTCGATGTCGTGATCAACGACATCACCGACCCCATCGAGGGCGGGCCCAGCAAGCTGCTGTACACCCGCCAGTTCTACGCGGCCGTGGCCCGGGTTCTGGAGCCGGGCGGCGTGTTCGTCACCCAGGCCATCGGCGTCCACTACGACGCCGGGGACCGCCTCCACGCGGCGATCCACCGGACCGTGCGCGAGGTCTTCCCCCACACCCGCTCCTACTGCGAGTACGTCATGTCGTTTGACTACCCGTGGGCCTTCGTGGCCGGGTCGCGGGAGCCGGTGTGGGAGGACCTGGACGACCCCGCGGAGGTGGACCGCCGCCTGCGGGAGCGCGGGGTGGAGCTGCGCTTTTACGACGGCATCACCCACCGCCGGGTCATGAGCCTGCCCCGGCCCCTGCGGCTGCTGATCGAGCAGCAGGCCACCATCATCACCGACGAACACCCTTTGGTCGTCGACTGA
- a CDS encoding bifunctional homocysteine S-methyltransferase/methylenetetrahydrofolate reductase — protein sequence MHRSAHPFLERLQEGVLLADGAMGTQLYARGVPFDQCFDALNLTRPDLVRQIHLDYIHSGAELIETNTFGANRFKLAQHALAHRLGEINRAGAALARETADAAGRPVFVAGSMGPIGRPMAPLGAVSPEEVRQAYAEQAAALVEGGCDVLILETFTDLAELVEAVRGVRDATDVPLIAQMTFTQEGRTLLGHEPAEIVRTLEALPVDVVGANCSVGSLGILQVIQRMAAASPAVFLSAMPNAGFPAYVGGRYIYVSTPSYMAGHARQMAALGARIVGGCCGTTPEHIAAMREALAGPAPAVTTAVVEFPPARPPAEEPAARPEPTPLAQKLGRTFVITVEVDPPRGAQDRRELDGCRRLQEAGVDAVDVADNPLARLRMSPWAMCARIQSEVGLETVLHFTTRDRNLVRLQSDLLAVHALGVRNVLVLRGDPPQMGDYPNATAVSDVTPSGLVRLIKEFNRGRDQSGNPIGAPTAFTVGVALNLAAADLDREVRVLERKVRAGADFICTMPIYDPEVLDRFLRVAGGLPLPTLVGVLPLVSHRHAEFLHNEVPGFRVPDWVRERMRLATDARAEGIRIAHALVEAIRGRVAGLYLIPSFGRFDAVLELVRLARRAAVP from the coding sequence ATGCACCGGTCAGCTCACCCATTTCTGGAGCGCCTGCAGGAAGGCGTCCTGCTGGCCGACGGCGCCATGGGCACCCAGCTCTACGCCCGCGGCGTGCCGTTTGACCAGTGCTTTGACGCCCTCAACCTCACCCGGCCCGACCTGGTCCGCCAGATCCACCTGGACTACATCCACAGCGGCGCCGAGCTGATCGAGACCAACACCTTCGGCGCCAACCGGTTCAAGCTCGCCCAGCACGCCCTGGCTCACCGCCTGGGCGAGATCAACCGGGCCGGCGCGGCCCTCGCCCGGGAGACCGCCGACGCGGCGGGCCGCCCGGTGTTCGTGGCGGGCTCGATGGGGCCCATCGGCCGCCCCATGGCCCCCCTGGGCGCCGTCAGTCCGGAGGAGGTCCGCCAGGCCTACGCCGAGCAGGCGGCGGCCCTGGTGGAGGGCGGGTGCGACGTCCTGATCCTGGAGACGTTCACCGACCTCGCCGAGCTGGTGGAGGCGGTGCGGGGCGTGCGGGATGCCACCGACGTCCCTCTGATCGCCCAGATGACCTTCACCCAGGAGGGCCGGACCCTGCTGGGCCACGAGCCGGCGGAGATCGTGCGGACGCTGGAGGCGCTGCCGGTGGACGTGGTGGGGGCCAACTGCAGCGTGGGGTCGCTGGGGATCCTCCAGGTGATCCAGCGCATGGCCGCCGCCTCGCCCGCGGTCTTCCTGTCGGCGATGCCCAACGCCGGCTTTCCCGCCTACGTGGGCGGCCGCTACATCTACGTCTCCACGCCTTCCTACATGGCCGGCCACGCCCGCCAGATGGCCGCGCTCGGCGCGCGGATCGTCGGCGGGTGCTGCGGCACCACCCCCGAGCACATCGCCGCCATGCGGGAGGCCCTGGCCGGCCCCGCCCCCGCCGTCACCACGGCGGTGGTGGAGTTTCCTCCGGCCCGGCCGCCCGCCGAGGAACCCGCAGCGCGCCCGGAGCCCACGCCGCTGGCCCAGAAGCTGGGCCGGACCTTCGTGATCACGGTGGAGGTGGATCCTCCCCGCGGGGCGCAGGACCGGCGGGAGCTGGACGGCTGCCGGCGCCTGCAGGAGGCCGGGGTGGACGCCGTGGACGTCGCCGACAACCCCCTGGCCCGGCTGCGGATGAGCCCGTGGGCCATGTGCGCCCGGATCCAGAGCGAGGTCGGGCTGGAGACGGTCCTGCACTTCACCACCCGGGACCGCAACCTGGTGCGGCTGCAGTCGGACCTGCTGGCGGTGCACGCCCTGGGCGTGCGCAACGTCCTGGTCCTGCGGGGCGACCCGCCCCAGATGGGCGACTATCCCAACGCCACGGCCGTCTCCGACGTCACCCCCTCAGGACTGGTGCGCCTGATCAAGGAGTTCAACCGCGGCCGCGACCAGTCGGGCAACCCCATCGGGGCGCCTACCGCCTTCACGGTCGGGGTGGCCCTCAACCTGGCGGCGGCGGATCTGGACCGGGAAGTCCGGGTCCTGGAGCGCAAGGTGCGGGCCGGCGCCGACTTCATCTGCACCATGCCCATCTACGACCCGGAGGTGCTGGACCGCTTCCTGCGTGTGGCCGGCGGGCTGCCCCTGCCGACCCTGGTGGGAGTGCTGCCCCTGGTCAGCCACCGCCATGCCGAGTTCCTGCACAACGAGGTGCCCGGCTTCCGCGTGCCCGACTGGGTCCGGGAGCGGATGCGGCTGGCCACCGACGCCAGGGCCGAGGGCATCCGCATCGCCCACGCCCTCGTCGAGGCGATCCGCGGCCGGGTGGCCGGCCTGTACCTGATTCCGTCCTTCGGCCGCTTCGATGCGGTGCTGGAACTCGTCCGCCTTGCGCGCCGCGCGGCGGTACCCTAA
- the erpA gene encoding iron-sulfur cluster insertion protein ErpA, whose protein sequence is MISITEQAAAKLRELLQSQEEPDLYLRLFIQPGGCEGFSYGMGFDSERRQDDQVFERGGVRVLVDSYSLQFLRGAQIDYTRSHFGEGFMVRNPNAVNTCGCGHSFKTRHDPGRPEPCGEEPGPAPA, encoded by the coding sequence ATGATCAGCATCACCGAGCAGGCCGCCGCCAAGTTGCGCGAACTCCTGCAGTCCCAGGAGGAGCCCGACCTGTACCTGCGGCTGTTCATCCAGCCGGGCGGGTGCGAAGGCTTCTCCTACGGGATGGGGTTCGACTCCGAGCGCCGCCAGGACGACCAGGTATTCGAGCGCGGCGGTGTCCGGGTGCTGGTGGACTCCTACAGCCTCCAGTTTCTCCGCGGCGCGCAGATCGACTACACCCGGTCGCACTTCGGCGAGGGGTTCATGGTCCGCAATCCCAACGCCGTGAACACCTGCGGGTGCGGTCACTCGTTCAAGACCCGCCACGACCCCGGCCGGCCCGAGCCGTGCGGGGAAGAACCGGGCCCGGCCCCGGCATAA
- the moeB gene encoding molybdopterin-synthase adenylyltransferase MoeB codes for MTLVTRPGPLLTAEQMERYSRQTILEEVGLAGQRRLLDSKVLIVGAGGLGSPAALYLAAAGVGTLGIVDGDRVDLSNLHRQILHFTHDIGRPKTQSARRTLEDINPDVTVIPHQTVLSSENALDIIADYEVVVNGSDNFPTRYLVNDACVFLGKPLVDASILRWEGHATVFVPGRGCYRCLFPTPPPPGTVPSCAEGGIIGAVAGFMGTLQALETIKILLGRGETLVNRLLIVDALAAEIRTVRWSRNPDCPVCGDRPTITQLIDYEAFCGVPRPHPQPQPAAARTIPEVGPAEARALVERGEAVLLDVREEWEWVTARIPGALFIPMAEVPRRLEEIPRDRTTIVFCATGQRSATVTETLRAAGYDRAVNLAGGIVAWMNEQYPVEAGPTWSSERQGDGAGRGKTT; via the coding sequence ATGACGCTGGTCACCCGACCTGGTCCGCTGCTCACCGCCGAGCAGATGGAGCGGTACTCGCGGCAGACCATCCTGGAGGAGGTCGGCCTGGCCGGGCAGCGCCGCCTGCTGGACAGCAAGGTCCTGATCGTCGGCGCCGGCGGCCTGGGCAGCCCCGCCGCCCTGTACCTGGCGGCGGCCGGGGTGGGGACCCTGGGGATCGTGGACGGCGACCGGGTGGACCTGTCCAACCTGCACCGCCAGATCCTCCACTTCACCCACGACATCGGGCGCCCCAAGACCCAGTCGGCGCGGCGGACCCTGGAAGACATCAACCCCGACGTGACCGTGATTCCGCACCAGACCGTCCTCAGCAGCGAGAACGCCCTGGACATCATCGCCGACTACGAGGTGGTGGTGAACGGCTCCGACAACTTCCCCACCCGCTACCTGGTGAACGACGCCTGCGTGTTCCTGGGCAAGCCCCTGGTGGACGCCAGCATCCTGCGGTGGGAGGGCCACGCCACCGTCTTTGTGCCCGGCCGCGGCTGCTACCGGTGCCTGTTCCCCACGCCTCCGCCGCCCGGCACGGTGCCCAGCTGCGCCGAGGGCGGCATCATCGGCGCCGTGGCGGGATTCATGGGCACCCTGCAGGCGCTGGAGACCATCAAGATCCTCCTGGGGCGGGGCGAGACGCTGGTCAACCGCCTGCTCATCGTGGACGCGCTGGCCGCGGAGATCCGCACCGTCCGCTGGAGCCGCAACCCCGACTGCCCGGTCTGCGGCGACCGCCCCACCATCACCCAGCTGATCGACTACGAGGCGTTCTGCGGCGTCCCGCGGCCGCACCCCCAGCCCCAGCCGGCGGCCGCCCGGACCATCCCCGAGGTAGGCCCGGCCGAGGCCCGGGCCCTGGTCGAGCGGGGCGAGGCCGTCCTGCTGGACGTGCGGGAGGAGTGGGAGTGGGTCACCGCCCGCATTCCCGGCGCGCTGTTCATCCCGATGGCCGAGGTCCCCCGGCGGCTGGAGGAGATCCCGCGGGACCGCACCACCATCGTCTTCTGCGCCACCGGCCAGCGCAGCGCCACGGTGACCGAGACCCTGCGGGCCGCCGGCTACGACCGCGCCGTCAACCTGGCTGGCGGGATCGTGGCGTGGATGAACGAACAGTATCCGGTGGAGGCCGGCCCGACCTGGTCCTCCGAGAGGCAGGGAGATGGCGCAGGTCGGGGGAAAACGACGTGA
- a CDS encoding zinc-binding dehydrogenase, which yields MRQAVLREPRRIELVTRPVPSPGPGQVLLRVRAALTCGTDLKTYRRGHPKVPFGPFGHECAGDVVAVGQGVGHVREGDAVVPTPTAPCGSCPPCRRGRENLCERQFDDIVLGAYADYLLVSGRVVRQHLLPKPAGLSYIEAAFLEPLSCVVHAWDRLRPRIPEQVAVVGLGAIGLLHVRLARALGSRVVAVGRRRERLDLALRMGADAVVDTGAGDLTARVREATGGTGADVVIECTGNAQMWEEAPRWAASGGRVVLFAGLAGGTQVAFDATRLHYDEVDIVNAFHYRPRDVEEAYHLLARGLVDVRPLVTGVRELAAIADVFASLDRGNGVKYAVLPEAAPWA from the coding sequence ATGCGCCAGGCCGTCCTGCGCGAGCCCCGGCGCATCGAGCTGGTCACCCGCCCGGTGCCCTCGCCCGGCCCCGGACAGGTTCTCCTGCGGGTGCGGGCGGCCCTGACCTGCGGCACCGACCTGAAGACCTACCGCCGCGGGCATCCCAAGGTTCCGTTCGGCCCGTTCGGCCACGAATGCGCCGGCGACGTGGTCGCGGTCGGACAGGGCGTCGGGCACGTGCGGGAGGGAGACGCGGTGGTGCCGACCCCCACGGCCCCCTGCGGGTCCTGCCCGCCCTGCCGCCGCGGCCGCGAGAACCTCTGCGAGCGCCAGTTCGACGACATCGTGCTGGGGGCGTACGCCGACTACCTGCTGGTGTCGGGGCGGGTGGTCCGCCAGCACCTGCTGCCCAAGCCGGCCGGCCTGTCCTACATCGAGGCGGCGTTTCTGGAGCCCCTGTCGTGCGTGGTGCACGCCTGGGACCGGCTGCGGCCGCGGATTCCCGAGCAGGTGGCGGTGGTGGGGCTGGGCGCCATCGGCCTGCTGCACGTGCGCCTGGCCCGCGCGCTGGGATCCCGGGTGGTGGCCGTGGGGCGCCGGCGGGAGCGGCTGGACCTGGCACTGCGCATGGGCGCCGACGCGGTGGTGGACACCGGGGCTGGCGACCTGACCGCCCGGGTGCGGGAGGCCACCGGCGGGACCGGCGCCGACGTGGTCATCGAGTGCACGGGCAACGCCCAGATGTGGGAGGAGGCGCCGCGGTGGGCGGCTTCCGGCGGCCGGGTGGTGCTGTTCGCGGGTCTGGCCGGAGGCACTCAGGTGGCGTTTGACGCCACGCGGCTGCACTACGACGAGGTGGACATCGTCAACGCCTTCCACTACCGGCCGCGGGACGTGGAGGAGGCCTACCACCTGCTGGCCCGCGGCCTGGTCGATGTCCGGCCGCTGGTCACCGGCGTCCGGGAGCTGGCCGCCATCGCGGATGTCTTCGCCTCCCTGGACCGGGGCAACGGCGTGAAGTACGCCGTCCTGCCCGAGGCCGCTCCGTGGGCGTAG
- a CDS encoding cupin domain-containing protein, whose product MRDRIPPAVPAAGSCDLPGGTPPDDRLHRRFDPQAFAWEGVEPQVYKAGPADAPGMLWRDVVRHTLTGPGSAFVLRYFEIAPGGYSSLEKHRHVHAAVVLRGRGQVVVGRRVFAVAPFDLVYVPPLTPHQFINAGEGPFGFLCPVDSDRDPPQPLTDEELADLLADPAVRAVLRHR is encoded by the coding sequence GTGAGGGACCGCATCCCGCCCGCCGTGCCCGCGGCAGGTTCGTGCGACCTGCCTGGCGGCACGCCCCCGGACGACCGCCTGCACCGCCGGTTCGACCCGCAGGCTTTTGCGTGGGAGGGGGTCGAGCCCCAGGTCTACAAGGCGGGACCCGCCGATGCTCCGGGGATGCTGTGGCGCGACGTCGTCCGCCACACCCTCACGGGCCCGGGGAGCGCGTTCGTGCTGCGGTACTTCGAGATCGCCCCCGGCGGGTACTCGAGCCTGGAGAAGCACCGTCACGTGCACGCGGCGGTCGTGCTGCGGGGACGCGGGCAGGTGGTCGTCGGGCGCCGGGTGTTCGCCGTGGCCCCCTTCGACCTGGTCTACGTCCCCCCGCTGACCCCGCACCAGTTCATCAACGCGGGGGAGGGACCGTTTGGCTTCCTCTGCCCCGTGGACAGCGACCGCGATCCCCCCCAGCCCCTCACCGACGAGGAGCTGGCCGACCTGCTCGCCGACCCCGCCGTCCGGGCGGTCCTGCGGCACCGGTAG